AACTGTTATGTAAGTAGTACTACTTTTTGATTTGTATTTCCTAGTAACACTTCTGAGTGTATTTTTCCTTGGTTTTGGCCTGAGTTTGTGCTTTTCATCTAACACAAAAAACTGTACTTTTGGAGCGTCTTTTGTTTTAACTTGTTTTGCAGCAGTGAGAACTTGAGTTTGAAGAGAACCATCTCTATAAATGGTTAAACCTCTAACATTTAATTTAAATGCTTCAAGATAAATGTTTAAAACATCTTCTTCAGTTGCAGTTGAAGGCATGTTAATAGTTTTTGAGATGTTGTTATCAGTGTATCTTTGGAATGCATCTTGCATAAGTAAATGATCCATTGGAGAAATATCCATAGCAGTAACAAAAACTTTTTTGATATTTTCAGGGATATCATCGATGTTCTGAAGGGAACCTCTTTCCAATAACTCATTTTTAATCTTCTCAAGGCTTTCAGCACCTAATTTTTGTTCTAAGACTTTATTAGCATAGAATAATGCTTCTTTAGTGCCATCATGTTTGTTCATATACCTTATGTATGCTAATAGAAAATTCGGTTCTAAGCCACTACTTGTGTCAGCTATATTTGAAATTGATCCTGTAGGAGCGATTGTCAAAACTGCAACATTTCTTTTACCTACCTTTGCTTCTTTCATGATTTCTTTTATCTCGTCATCATATTTACTCATTCCCATTGCAAAAGGAACAAAGTTTTCTTCACGATAGTATCTACTTTTTTTGAACAATGGAAAACTTCCCTTTGCTCTTCCAAGCTTGTTTGATTCATCATGTGCGTGTACGGCAATAAAACTCATCAAGTTGGCTGCGGTTTGTCTTCCCTCTTGTGAGTTGTAAGGGATTTCGAGTTTGTATAAAAGGTCAGCAAATCCCATTATACCAAGTCCCAATCTTCTGCTATCTCTTACTGCTTTTGTGATTTTTTCCAATGGGAAAACGTTCACATCGATAACATTGTCTAAAAATCTCACTGCAAGTCTTGTCGCTGTTTCAAGGGCATCCCAATCGTAATTTCCTTTTTCATTTGCAAATTTTGCGACATCTATTGAGCCTAGGTTGCAAGCTTCATATGGTGCAAGGCCTATCTCTCCACAAGGATTGGTCGATACAATTTCTAATTCAGGATATAGAGCGTAATATTTATTCATTTCGTGTAAAAATGCTAAACCAGGGTCTCCTGATTTCCAAGCGTTTTTTGCAATTTTGTTCATTAGTTCTCTTATTTTGATTTTTTTCACATTTGTATATTTTGGATGTGTTAAAGTTAACTCACCATTTTCTTCATAAAGTTTTAAAAATAATTCTTTCTCAAATGGAATACCTACAGAAATGTTAAAGTATCTTAGGACTTTTTCACCATCGTTGTTCTCTTTCGCTGTAATAAATTCTTCGATGTCTGGATGGTTAATATTTAATATTCCCATTAAAGCTCCTCGTCTTTTGTAACCTTGTTCGACAACAGCAATAGCTGAATTAAATACATGCATAAAAGATACGGGGCCAGATGCTTGCCCATGAGTTCCTGCAACAAAGCTTCCACGTGGTCTAAGGCTTGAGAAGTTCGACCCCACCCCTCCTCCAGCTTTTGTAATAAGAGCATATTCCTTAACAGCATCAAAAATTTTTTCAATACTGTCTTCGACAGGAACTACAAAACATGCTGATAGCATATGAAGATGGTTTCTTGTATTGAAAATTTCCCAATAATCTGAAAGAGTCATATTTTCTATTGGTTTCCAAAGAAGCTCGTATCGTACACCCATACCTGCATTAAAAAGAGTAGGGCTATTAGGAATGAAAAGCCTTGCTTTTAGAAACTTAAAGAACGTTTCTTCTGTTTCTTTAAGTTTCTCAAGTTTTTTTACGTCATCTAATGTTTCAATTTCTGGATTATTAACAAGTTCTGAAGTAGCAATAACTCGTGCAACTCT
This is a stretch of genomic DNA from Thermosipho atlanticus DSM 15807. It encodes these proteins:
- a CDS encoding adenosylcobalamin-dependent ribonucleoside-diphosphate reductase, which produces MYNDVLEKWLNVEPSKNAYKILSERYFVRDINGEYLETKWEDVCRRVARVIATSELVNNPEIETLDDVKKLEKLKETEETFFKFLKARLFIPNSPTLFNAGMGVRYELLWKPIENMTLSDYWEIFNTRNHLHMLSACFVVPVEDSIEKIFDAVKEYALITKAGGGVGSNFSSLRPRGSFVAGTHGQASGPVSFMHVFNSAIAVVEQGYKRRGALMGILNINHPDIEEFITAKENNDGEKVLRYFNISVGIPFEKELFLKLYEENGELTLTHPKYTNVKKIKIRELMNKIAKNAWKSGDPGLAFLHEMNKYYALYPELEIVSTNPCGEIGLAPYEACNLGSIDVAKFANEKGNYDWDALETATRLAVRFLDNVIDVNVFPLEKITKAVRDSRRLGLGIMGFADLLYKLEIPYNSQEGRQTAANLMSFIAVHAHDESNKLGRAKGSFPLFKKSRYYREENFVPFAMGMSKYDDEIKEIMKEAKVGKRNVAVLTIAPTGSISNIADTSSGLEPNFLLAYIRYMNKHDGTKEALFYANKVLEQKLGAESLEKIKNELLERGSLQNIDDIPENIKKVFVTAMDISPMDHLLMQDAFQRYTDNNISKTINMPSTATEEDVLNIYLEAFKLNVRGLTIYRDGSLQTQVLTAAKQVKTKDAPKVQFFVLDEKHKLRPKPRKNTLRSVTRKYKSKSSTTYITVSFDDNGEAVEIFLSNGTELAESIGRLSSIALRAGVSADEILEQLRKVNGEYTKGLAEEIAKAIEDFVELWGSSEIESNEAFVIDGTIKSAEEVEKFVMVNELEWSEGYYIDADGNTYCPSCLSKNSIIKQEGCMSCRKCGWSKCS